A window of Paracoccus alcaliphilus genomic DNA:
GGGTCGAGAACCCCTACTACCAGCATTTCACCGGCGAGACCTTCTTTCAGCATCGCCCGCCTATTGATCCGTCATCGCTGGTGCGCTGGCGCAAGAGGATCGGTGAGTGAGGCGTGAGCCGCCACTGGTTCAAGGCCACGCCGAACGCGTGGAATGGCTGTTGACCAAGACGATCGAGGCTGGCCGCAGTTCCGGGACGATCACCGACAAGGTCCTGAAACGGGTGGTGGTCGATACGACGGTCATGGAAAAGAACATCGCCCATCCGACGGACGCCCGGCTCTACGAGCGGGCCCGCGCCCTGCTGGTTGGTCTGGCGAAGAGGGCCGGGATCGAACTGCGCCAGAGCTATGCCCGTCTTGCACCGCGGCTGGCGATCCAGGTCGGGCGCTACGCCCATGCCCGCCAGTTCAAACGCATGCGCAAGGCGCTGCGCCAACTCAAGGGCCATGTCGGCCGGGTGCGTCGCGATCTGCGCCGGCACCTGCAGGACATCCCGCAAAGCCCCCTGCGCGAGAGGGTTGTGGACGCCCTCTGGCTGGTCGGCCGCCTGCTGGAACAGGGACCAAAGAGCCGCGACAAGGTCTATTCCCTGCACGAGCCCGAGGTCGATTGCATCTCCAAAGGCAAGGCACGGGTGCGATACGAGTTTGGCACCAAGGTCAGCCTCGCCACGACCCTTGTTGGCGGCCTCATAGTTGGCGCCCGCAGCTTTCCCGGCAATCCCTATGACGGCCACACCCTGGCACCGGCCCTCGAACAGGTCGAAATCCTGACCGATACGAGGCCCACACTCGCCCTGGTCGACCGCGGCTATCGCGGGCATGGCATCGAGACCACCCGCGTCCTGATCAGCGGCCAGCGGCGCGGTATCACCCCGGCGCTGGCGAAGCTCCTCAAACGGCGCAGCGCCATCGAGCCCGAGATCGGCCACATGAAATCAGACGGCAGATTGACCAGATGCCCCCTGAAGGGCAGGATCGGCGATGCGATCTTCGCCGTGCTCTGCGCCTGCGGCCACAACATCCGCAAGATCCTCGCCCATCTCAGGGCCTTTTGGGCCTTCGTCATCCGCTTCATCCTCGGCATCATCGTGGTCGTTAACAGACCACTTCAGATGCAGGGCGCGGCATAACCGCGTTGTTCAGAACTGACTCGGTAGTTCTGCAAGGTCACCACCAGACCGGCGCCGAAGACCGGGCCCGTCAGCGTGCCGATGCCGCCCAGAAGCGTCATCAAGATCACCTCGCCCGACATCTGCCATTGCACGTCGGTCAGCGTCGCGAACTGGAAGACCAGCGCCTTGACGCCCCCCGCCAGCCCGGTCAGCGCCGCCGACATCACGAAGGCCCCCAGCTTGTAGCGGCTGACCGAATAACCAAGCGAGATCGCGCGTTGCTCGTTCTCGCGGATCGATTTCAGGATCATCCCGAAGGGCGAATTGATGAAGCGCCAGATGATCAGCAGCCCGATGATGAACACCGCCAGCACGAAGAAATACATGTTCATCGTGTCGTTCAGGTTGATGATCCCGAACAGCCGCCCGCGCGGCACCGACTGGATGCCGTCCTCGCCATGGGTAAAGCCGGCCTGCAGGCAGAAGAAGAAGAACATCTGCGACAAGGCCAGCGTGATCATCGCGAAATAGATCCCCTGACGGCGGATCGCGATGGCCCCCATCACCAGCCCCAGAAGGGCGGCGCCGACCACCCCCAGCAGGATGCCCGCCTCGGGCGACCAGCCCCAGACCTTGACCGCATGGGCGGTGAAATAGGCCGCCCCGCCGAAGAAGGTCGCATGGCCGAAGGACAGCAGGCCGGTATAGCCCAGCAGCAGGTTGAAGGCCGCCGCGAACAGGCCGAAGCACAACAGCTTCATCAGGAAGATCGGATAGAGAAACTGCGGCGCCAGCACCAGCGCAATCAGCGCGACGGCCAGAAAGGCGATCCTGATCTGCCCGGAGCGCGCATGGACGGCGCCGGTGGTGACAGCCTGGGAATTGCCTGCCATGTCACACATCCTTTCCGAAAAGGCCCGCGGGGCGCAGGATCAGCACGATCGCCATGATGACGAAGATCACGATATTCGAGGCCTCGGGATAGAAGACCTTGGTCAGCCCCTCGACCACGCCCAGCATATAGCCGGTGACGATGGCACCCAGGATCGAGCCCATGCCGCCGACCACCACCACCGCGAAGACGATGATGATCAGGTTCGACCCCATCAGCGGGCTGACCTGATAGACCGGCGCCGCCAGCACCCCCGCGAAACCCGCCAGCCCGGCGCCAAGCGCATAGGTCAGCGTCAGCAGCAAGGGCACGTTGATGCCGAAGCTCTGGACCAGCACCGGGTTCTCGGTCGCGGCGCGCAAATAGGCGCCCAGCCGGGTCTTCTCGATCATGAACCAGACCGCGAAACAGACCACCATCGAGGCCACCACCACCCAGCCGCGATAGATCGGCAGGAACATGAAGCCCAGATTGACCGCCCCGGTCAGCGCCCCCGGCGCCGCATAGGGCTTGCCCGAGGCGCCATAGAAATAGCGGAACGTCCCCTCGATCGCCAAAGCCAGCCCGAAGGTGAACAGCAGCCCGTAAAGGTGATCCAGCTTATAGAGCCGCGACAGCATGGTGCGTTCCACGATGGCCCCGAACAGGCCCACCAGCAGCGGCGCCAGGATCAGCGCGAACCAGTAGTTCACGCCCCCCACCGTCAGCAGCAGCAGCGCGGTAAAGGCGCCCAGCATGTATTGCGCGCCATGGGCGAAATTGATCACCCGAAGCAGGCCGAAGATGACCGCAAGGCCAAGGCTCAGCAGCGCATAGAAGGACCCGTTGATCAGCCCGACCAGCAGCTGTCCCATCAGGGCCTGAACCGGAATGCCGAAGATCATCGTCATGTCACACCCCCAGTTCCCGATGCAGCATGTCCATCTGCGCCGGCAGGTCCGAGACCGGAAACTCGGCCGCCATCCGCCCGTGATCCATCAGATAGAAGCGGTCCGCGACCTTGGCCGCGAAACGGAAGTTCTGTTCCACCAGCACCACGGTCATGCCGCGTCCCTTCAGCTTGCGCAGCACGTCGCCGATGGCGTTGATGATGACCGGGGCCAGACCCTCGGTCGGCTCGTCCAGCAGCAGGCAGCGCGCGCCGGTGCGCAGGATCCGCGCCATCGCCAGCATCTGCTGTTCGCCCCCCGACAGCTTGGTGCCCTGCGAATTGCGCCGTTCCGACAGGTTCGGAAACAGCTCATAGATCTCGGCCACAGACATCCCGCCCTCGGCCACCTTCGGTGGCAGCAGCAGGTTTTCCTCGACCGAGAGCGTGGCTTTATCACCTGCTTGCGATATGATCGGGCCCGTTCGGCACGGAGCCCCGTGCCGAACCTCACCGCCGCGTTCGCCTTGCGCAGCCGCAACCGATATCGTCGCCTTATGGACATCCAACCCGATGGACGTGCTATTCTGCATCTGGTCTCTCCCATTCCTGCGGCTCGGGCCCCGCCACTCGGGTGCAACCTTCGAACGCGGAATGCCGCGGAAGAGGCCACCAACCCGGTCAGCTCACAGCGCGATCATGCGGTCTAAAATGGGCGGGAGCCTTTATTTGCTTCGAGCATCTCTGCTGAATACGATCACGCTGCTTTGGCGTCTTGTAACACCAGTCGCGACATGGCGCCCTTGACATGAATGCTCAACGCAGAGAGGGCGCCGTGGAAATAGAAATGCCCGCCCGGCAGCATCCCCAGCCCCACGGGATCGGTGAAATGCCGCGACCATGCGGACAGATCCTCGCCGGGGATGTCGGGATCCTCGGTGCCGCCCAGACAGAGTGCGGGGATGGGCAGCGGCGGTTCCTCGGTCAGGCGATAGGTTTCGCAGGCGGCAAAGTCGCGGCGCAGCAAGGGGCGGAACAGGTCCATCATCTCGGCATCCCGCAACACCTCGTCCGGGGTGCCGGAATAATCCGCAAGCCTTGCATCGAAATCGGTATCCGGCAGCCTGTGCAGCGGCGGATGGATGGGCGGCAGATGCGGGGCGCGATGGGCCGACAGGATCAGCAGATCGGGCAGCGCCGCCCCCATGCGGCGCAGGCGGCGGGCGGTCTCGAAGGCGACGAGGGCGCCCATCGAGTGACCGAAAATGGCGAAAGGGCCGCGATGCCGTGCCAGCCGTGCCGCCTGTCGCTCGGCCATCTGGCGGATCGTCAGGGCCTCGGGCGGATCGCGGAAGGGGTGATGGCCCGAGGGCGTGTCGTAGGGAATGGCATCGCAGCAGCCTGAGAGGGCCTCGGGCCAGCTGCGAAAGGAACGCGACGAGCCACCGGCATAGGGGAACAGGAAAAGTTGCATGTCATACCTTGGGTTTGCGACGGTGCGGGAATGGCGGCGGCTATCCCGGCACCGCATTGATGAAGGTTGAAGGAGAGGCGCATCCTGGCGGGCGGCGCGCGTTGAGCGATCCAGAGGATCGCCGCCGGGCATGTGGCGACGATCCTCTGGCGCTGACCCGCATGTTGCGGGCCGGATTGCCCGCGCGGGGATCAGGCAGCCTTCTCGGTTTCCATCGCGACAAGGCTGGCCGGGCGCATGTCGGTCCAGCTGGTCTCGACATAGTCGATGCAGGCCGGACGCTTGTCCGGGCCGAAGACGCTGCGCCAGCCTTCGGGGACGGCGGCGAATTCGGGCCAGAGCGAATGCTGGTTCTCGTCGTTCACCAGCACGAGGAAGATACCGTCCTGATCGTCAAAGGGGTTGCTCATGGTCTTGTCCTTTTCGGTTGAGATATGCCCTGACCGTTGCGGCAAGGCGCAGGTTGCGACCCGTTGGCCGGATCGCGGTGCGGGATGTGGCGTTTCGGCTCACAGCCCGTACTCGGTGGACAGCAGCCGGCCGATCGTGGCCAGATGCTGCGGATGTCCCATTTCGTCATGGCGACAGGCGACCGGATGGCGGCTCAGGCCCGAAGCATGGCGGGCGAGCAGTTCCGATCCGCTGCCATCGGGTTCCTGCCGGTCGCCGACGGCGTCGAAATAGATCAGCCTGCCATCGAAATGGCCTGCCGGGCGGTAGTGACCCAGACGCGCGACATCGGCGCGGCTGGCCTGTACGAAACGCTCCAGCATCGCCGGGTCCAGCCCGCCAAGGATCGTGCCATGCAGCGCCTCGGCGGCGCGCTGGAAGTCGGGCGCGTCGGTGTCGAAGTCGGATGACAGGCGGCCCGTCACGGCCAGCAGGTCGGCCAGCACCTGTTCCGCGCTCTTGTCGTTGGCAGAGGGGTCGAAGCCGGGCAGGTCCGCCAGCAGGAAGGCATCCATCAGCGCCAGCGTCGCGATGTTCCGGCCCCGGGCCTGCGCCTGCAACGCGATCTCGAAGGCCAGCGCGCCGCCATAGGACCAACCCAGCAGATGCAGCGGGCCGGTGGGACAGATGGTCTCGATCCGGCGCAGGTATTCGGCGGCGGCCTCTTCCATGGTGGCGGGGTTGCCGGTGTCGCAGAATTCCGGCCCCTGCAAGGCGTGAACGGTGCGGCCACGGCCCAGTTGCGCCGGAAGGCTGCGATACCACCAGCCGATGCCGCCTGCGGGATGCAGGCAGAACAGCGGTTCGGGCGCGGGCCCGGCATAGGGACCGACGGGCGG
This region includes:
- a CDS encoding thioesterase II family protein, with protein sequence MQLFLFPYAGGSSRSFRSWPEALSGCCDAIPYDTPSGHHPFRDPPEALTIRQMAERQAARLARHRGPFAIFGHSMGALVAFETARRLRRMGAALPDLLILSAHRAPHLPPIHPPLHRLPDTDFDARLADYSGTPDEVLRDAEMMDLFRPLLRRDFAACETYRLTEEPPLPIPALCLGGTEDPDIPGEDLSAWSRHFTDPVGLGMLPGGHFYFHGALSALSIHVKGAMSRLVLQDAKAA
- a CDS encoding ABC transporter ATP-binding protein, whose amino-acid sequence is MPRSKVAPEWRGPSRRNGRDQMQNSTSIGLDVHKATISVAAAQGERGGEVRHGAPCRTGPIISQAGDKATLSVEENLLLPPKVAEGGMSVAEIYELFPNLSERRNSQGTKLSGGEQQMLAMARILRTGARCLLLDEPTEGLAPVIINAIGDVLRKLKGRGMTVVLVEQNFRFAAKVADRFYLMDHGRMAAEFPVSDLPAQMDMLHRELGV
- a CDS encoding MbtH family protein, whose amino-acid sequence is MSNPFDDQDGIFLVLVNDENQHSLWPEFAAVPEGWRSVFGPDKRPACIDYVETSWTDMRPASLVAMETEKAA
- a CDS encoding branched-chain amino acid ABC transporter permease, whose product is MTMIFGIPVQALMGQLLVGLINGSFYALLSLGLAVIFGLLRVINFAHGAQYMLGAFTALLLLTVGGVNYWFALILAPLLVGLFGAIVERTMLSRLYKLDHLYGLLFTFGLALAIEGTFRYFYGASGKPYAAPGALTGAVNLGFMFLPIYRGWVVVASMVVCFAVWFMIEKTRLGAYLRAATENPVLVQSFGINVPLLLTLTYALGAGLAGFAGVLAAPVYQVSPLMGSNLIIIVFAVVVVGGMGSILGAIVTGYMLGVVEGLTKVFYPEASNIVIFVIMAIVLILRPAGLFGKDV